In Vibrio lentus, the genomic stretch TCTGACCATGGCAGTTTTCCGTATTCTTGATGAGTGCTATAGAGCAAACGGAGCGTGCCGGGAACTGCGACAGATCTTGGCCCTAAAATCTCATTTCGACTGAGTGCCTTACCACCTTCCATGAACATATCTGGAGTCGCACTTGAGGGCGCTTCGTCGCGTCCATCGAGTGCGAGGAATTGGTCTTTGTCTTTTTGATAAAACAGCGCAAAAGTACCACCGCCGATCCCTGTCATATCCGGTTCTACCACCGACATGGTCATCTGCATCGCAACTATGGCATCGACTGCGTTACCGCCTTTTTTGAGTATCGAATACCCTGTGCTGCTTACGTATGGGTTAGTTGCACTTACCATAAACTCTTCGCCACTTTCATCGGGCGTAATTGGAAAAGGATTTGGCTCAGCCGCGAAACCGACCGCTGAAACCAAACTTAAAGATAAAGTAGCTATTCGCATGCGTTCTCCGTTTAAGGTATCTGTTTATTTACTCTAAGATTGACCGAGCAAGGTTGATGAAGTTCGTGAGTTTGCAGCCTTTTTACACAATGCTGACGGCTCTGACATTGGATTAAAACCATCCCTATATTCGCCGTCGAAACGATAGTTATGATTTATGTTTCGGCAAGTTTGACTGAACAGTTACAGCGATAAAAAAGCCCAAGGTTGAGTGATTAGCTTGGGCTTTTTATGGTTATTGTTTAATTCTAGGTTAGAAAACAAAACTCAGCATGATGGTGTAAAGCACGGCATCTTTGTCATCAAAGCCAGTCAGGGTGTTAAAATCTTCGACAAACGCCCCGTTTGCTTTACGAGCTTCAAAATATTGCACTTCACCATTGATAGAGACGTTTGGTAACACATCGTAATCCACACCAATTAGGTAGCTGTTTCCTGTTAGGTGTTCGTGTGAATCAAACTCGGCGCCATAAACGACGTAAGGAGTGAACGAATTGAGTCTGTAACCCAAACTTGCGTACATCGAAGAGGAGAAGTCACTGGTTTGTCCTTCACTGGCCAGTATTGCTTGACCAAATTCGTACTCGGCACCTAACGACCAAAGTTGGATGTGTTGGTTGTCTTGTTTTGGAAGAGATCCAACGTTTTTAATCTTAACCGTTTGATCGAAATTTGAATCTAAGAAGGATAAGTTCCAACGATAATCCTCTCCACTTAATTGCAAGTTGGCACCAAACATTCGATTGGTTTCAAATTCAAGCTCAGTTGTCGAATTGAAGTCGACTTCATTGTTATCTTTAATTCCGAAAAACGGAGAGAGTAGTAGGGTAGCTTCATCGCTTACATCATGAGTCCAGCTCACTTTGATACCATTGAAGGCAGTAATACCTAATACGGAATTGTATACCTCTGTTGGTGGTCTTGCTGTCATATAGGCTTGGCCGACATAGTAGTATTCAGAGGCAAGGAACAGTGGCAGCCTTAAGCGTCCAATACTTACATCGAAGTCATTAAACTCGTAACCGACGTAAGCCCACTCTAATTGAGGATCACTCCAATCATACTGAGGTGGTTTGACAACTTGCACAGAAGCTTTGAATGAGTTGTAGAAGTAGTCTAACTGAACTCCAAATGTGGTATCGCAGTCGTAACAATTTTCATCAGTAAAACCGCGGTTGATGATGAGTGGATTGTCGTTATCTGAGGTTGCCCAAGAAGTAGAACCGAATCCGCTTAACGAAAAATTATCGGTAAGTTCAATAATCGCAAAAGCCGGAGAGGCAATCGAAGCACATAGCACTGACGTAATTATTTTTTTCATATTATTTCTCCGAACTTATAACGTAGAGAACGTTGGCATTTTGAGGAACCGAAGAGAGTGGGGAGTAACCAATACGGTTTGGTTTGTCGTCTAGCCAGTCGACTAAACTGTCTGTCGAAGCCGTTTTGATTTCTCTTGGATAACGAGCTTTTCCTGAAAAAGATAAGCCAGCCCAGTGTGCATTCATTTGGGCTGCATTTTTCCCCAGTAAAAGTTGATAAAATTTTTCTCTCTCGGTGCTGTTTTCAGGCCAGTCAGACAGTTCTACACGTTTGCCGTTGAGGCGTTTCGTTTTTCCTCTGTATAGCTTTCTCGCTTTGTTTATTGATATCTCTTCAAACCCTGAGTCTAGAGAGAATATTGCATAATCTTCTGCGGCATGAGCCGGATTGAGAAGAAGCAAGCTTCCTAACAACCCTATAGCCGCGGATAGCAGCGCTCTGCTCGAGAGCGTTTTAATTGTTTTAATCCAATCCATTGGTTTCTCCTAACAAGTCGCACTTTCTATTTGGTGGAATAGCTTTTCTTTTCTTACGGGCTTCGCTACGTACCCATCCATTCCGGAATCAAAGCACTTTTGAATATCATCATCGATAACACTGGCGGTTAACGCGATAATAGGAGTTTTGCTTAAGCCTAGGTTTTTCTCATGTTCACGAATCTCCTTAGTTGCGGTGAAGCCGTCCATCACCGGCATCATGCAATCCATTAAAATAATGTCGAAGCTACTGTCGTTCTGATACATATCAACGGCTATTTGTCCGTTGTCTGCAATTTCAAAGGCATAGCCAGCTTTTGTTAGCATGACTGAAGCAACCTTCTGGTTCACGCGATTGTCTTCTACCAACAGGATTTTCTCTGATTTGCTCGGTATCACGTTCAATTCGGCTTGCTCAGGTAGCGTTTTCTTGGCTGTTTTTGCGTTATGAATAGGGGTGACCGTTGAGGTGGTGGATACTGAAGGTGTTTTATGGGCGGCAGGCAATGGCATTGCTTCTACCGCTGCGAGAACTTTTTCTTTCAACATCTCGAATTTGAATGGTTTTGGCACGTAGTCGTCCATGCCTACATTGAAACACTTTTGGATATCGTCATCAATAACACTCGCTGTGAGGGCGATGATAGGGATACGGCGCGTCGCATTGGTCTCTTTTTCAACGCGACGAATATTACCTGTCGCTTCAAAGCCGTCCATCACGGGCATCATACAATCCATCAGTATTACGGCGTAGTTAGGGTTTGCCGTAAACATGTCGACGGCTTCTTGGCCGTTATTCGCAAACTCGAACTCGAAGCCACTTTTTCCTACGTGAAGTCCGGCAATCTTCTGGTTGATTTTGTTGTCTTCGACGATAAGGATTTTTTGTTGAATCGTCAGGGCTTGTTGGTTGGCTTCTGATAGTTCAGCTAAGCCTTGTGTGTCACAAAGTTCAATGGCTTTTATTAAGCGCAAGCCGAGTAGGGGTTGTGATACCTGAGCCGTAATACAGTTGCCAATATCTGCCGGGTCACTTAGGAATGAACGAATCAAACAAATAGTCGCGCCACTTTGATGGAGTTTATTTAGGCTGTCTGAATAGTCACTCGCTTGGAGTGAATCGTCTTCAGCAAAAATGACCGTGATTGGTTTATTGTGCTGTTTTACAGAGATTTGCTCATTGATGGTGTCTGCGCTATTGGTTTGCTGAGTGACCTTTAAACCATAAAGGTTAAGGTCTCTTTCTATGCGCTCAGAAAGCATGTTTTCATTGCCCAGAATGTAGATGTTTGCTGATGCTGTGCTTTGTTTAGGAAGCATCAGATCAACGGGCAGTGCTAAATCGAAGTAGAAACAACTGCCTTCACCTTTGACTGAGTCGAGTTGGATCTGACCACCCATAAGCTCAACAAGCTGAGTACTGATCGCAAGACCAAGACCAGTACCACCGAATTGTCTGGTCGTTGAATCGTCTTCTTGAGCGAACGGTTCGAATATCTGTTTCTGTTGCTGTTTATCGATACCAATACCTGTGTCGCGCACTGCGAATCGAATGGTGACATTGTCGTTAGACTGCTCGAGTGTCTTGATTGATAGTGTTACACCACCTTCGGCTGTGAACTTCACTGCGTTCGACATAAAGTTCATCAAAATCTGTCTTAGTCGGTGGTCATCGATCATCACGCGTGCAGGTGTGTCGGGGCTGATATCGACGTTGACTGATATTTTCTGCTCCTTGGCTTTAGGCGCAACAATCGAAGCGATGTCGTAAATGGATTCTCTAATCGATGCCGAGTGCGGGCTGATTAATAGCATGCCAGATTCAATCTTAGAGAAGTCTAAGATGTCGTTGATCAGGCTTAGTAGTAATTGAGATGAGGTCTCGATTGTATCTACATAATCACGTTGTGTTGGTGTAAGTGGAGTATCCGATAGGATCTCTGAGATACCGATAACCCCGTTTAACGGAGTGCGAATTTCATGTGACATGTTAGCCAAGAAGCTACTTTTCGCTTTACTCGCTTGTATTGCGTGATCTTTGGCTCTCTCTGCGTCTTCTACGGCTAAGGTTAGCTTCTCTTTTGCGTGTTCTCGCTCGATGGTCAATCGTTCAACTTGCTGAGCAAATAGGCTGAGTTCATCTTTGCCTTGAATCAGTTTATCCAAAGAAGGTCGAGTTTCATCATTTTCGCTTTTCAAGAAAGCTAACACCAAATTCAGGTTGTTGGTGACTTGTCGTGCCAAGCTTAGGGTTAATCCCATCACAATGGTCGCGAGCAAAGCAACGATCGAGATAAACAGTGTTCGCTGGATTTGCGCTTCATAGATGGCTTGCTCAACTTCCTGCTGGAACTCTTGCTTGATAACATTACCGAGGCTTTGCAATAAGCTGAGGCGAGCGCTCATTGCCTCTAATCCGACAGAAATCTCTTGTGGCGTCAGTTGGCTGATTGCGTTTAGGTCGAGTAGTGCGCTGCGGATCTCTTGGCTTTGAGCAAACACGTCGTTTCTAAACACTTCAACCATCAATGACACTTGATGTTCGTTGGCATTCAATGACACAAAGCGTTCTAGGAACAGTTGTTGTCTTTCACTCAGAGTTTCGATCTGTTCAGCGAGTTCTGGGTCGTATTCTTGGCTACTTTGGAATATCTCAATCAATGAGGTACCCAGTTTAAATTCTTCATTTGACCAAAACATCAGCCATTCAAGCTGTTGTAACGCGGTGAGGTGTTGTTGAATTTCACGCTTGGTGTTTTCGAAAGGGACTTTTTCTATCTCAAGGAGCAACTGTTTGTACAAATCACTCTGCCATTCAAGTGCATCCAATTTATCGTAACTATCCGTCGCTTCCATCGTTGATAGGGTTGCTTCGCTGAAGTCTGCAACCAGTTGGTTCATTTCATCAGAAGTGTTTAAAAATATAGCTGGAGAAAGTGTTTTTAGTTCTGCCTTTACTTGGCTGCTTTGCGTCGCGAATTCTTGAGGGCTAGAAGCCAGAGTGCTCCGATATAAGACCGAAATATCTTGAAGATACACAGATAACTGATTGGTTCGTTCAAAATCGGTTAACTGAGTCGTTAAAATATACGCTTGTCTGCCTGCTAGAAAGAGCAGTAGTGAAATGGGAAGTAGAACTAAGCCAAAGAGTTTATGTTTGACTGAAAGGTTATTCCAGACCGTAATCGCCATATAAGGATCCATCCAACTGTTTTTATATAAAAACAGTAGAATAAAAATGCGGATATGGAAACCTTGAAACGGTAAATTTAATGGAAG encodes the following:
- a CDS encoding porin produces the protein MKKIITSVLCASIASPAFAIIELTDNFSLSGFGSTSWATSDNDNPLIINRGFTDENCYDCDTTFGVQLDYFYNSFKASVQVVKPPQYDWSDPQLEWAYVGYEFNDFDVSIGRLRLPLFLASEYYYVGQAYMTARPPTEVYNSVLGITAFNGIKVSWTHDVSDEATLLLSPFFGIKDNNEVDFNSTTELEFETNRMFGANLQLSGEDYRWNLSFLDSNFDQTVKIKNVGSLPKQDNQHIQLWSLGAEYEFGQAILASEGQTSDFSSSMYASLGYRLNSFTPYVVYGAEFDSHEHLTGNSYLIGVDYDVLPNVSINGEVQYFEARKANGAFVEDFNTLTGFDDKDAVLYTIMLSFVF
- a CDS encoding response regulator codes for the protein MAITVWNNLSVKHKLFGLVLLPISLLLFLAGRQAYILTTQLTDFERTNQLSVYLQDISVLYRSTLASSPQEFATQSSQVKAELKTLSPAIFLNTSDEMNQLVADFSEATLSTMEATDSYDKLDALEWQSDLYKQLLLEIEKVPFENTKREIQQHLTALQQLEWLMFWSNEEFKLGTSLIEIFQSSQEYDPELAEQIETLSERQQLFLERFVSLNANEHQVSLMVEVFRNDVFAQSQEIRSALLDLNAISQLTPQEISVGLEAMSARLSLLQSLGNVIKQEFQQEVEQAIYEAQIQRTLFISIVALLATIVMGLTLSLARQVTNNLNLVLAFLKSENDETRPSLDKLIQGKDELSLFAQQVERLTIEREHAKEKLTLAVEDAERAKDHAIQASKAKSSFLANMSHEIRTPLNGVIGISEILSDTPLTPTQRDYVDTIETSSQLLLSLINDILDFSKIESGMLLISPHSASIRESIYDIASIVAPKAKEQKISVNVDISPDTPARVMIDDHRLRQILMNFMSNAVKFTAEGGVTLSIKTLEQSNDNVTIRFAVRDTGIGIDKQQQKQIFEPFAQEDDSTTRQFGGTGLGLAISTQLVELMGGQIQLDSVKGEGSCFYFDLALPVDLMLPKQSTASANIYILGNENMLSERIERDLNLYGLKVTQQTNSADTINEQISVKQHNKPITVIFAEDDSLQASDYSDSLNKLHQSGATICLIRSFLSDPADIGNCITAQVSQPLLGLRLIKAIELCDTQGLAELSEANQQALTIQQKILIVEDNKINQKIAGLHVGKSGFEFEFANNGQEAVDMFTANPNYAVILMDCMMPVMDGFEATGNIRRVEKETNATRRIPIIALTASVIDDDIQKCFNVGMDDYVPKPFKFEMLKEKVLAAVEAMPLPAAHKTPSVSTTSTVTPIHNAKTAKKTLPEQAELNVIPSKSEKILLVEDNRVNQKVASVMLTKAGYAFEIADNGQIAVDMYQNDSSFDIILMDCMMPVMDGFTATKEIREHEKNLGLSKTPIIALTASVIDDDIQKCFDSGMDGYVAKPVRKEKLFHQIESATC